In one Rutidosis leptorrhynchoides isolate AG116_Rl617_1_P2 chromosome 8, CSIRO_AGI_Rlap_v1, whole genome shotgun sequence genomic region, the following are encoded:
- the LOC139861879 gene encoding GTP 3',8-cyclase, mitochondrial-like isoform X2 yields MYATMPEKIPADTVKDDHVSNMLVDSFGRLHTYLRISLTERCNLRCQYCMPAEGVELTPNSLVMSRNEIIRLANLFVSSGVNKIRLTGGEPSVRKDIEEICSELSSLKGLKTLAMTTNGLALSRKLPKLKDCGLNLLNISLDTLVPAKFEFMTRRKGHERVMESIYRAVDLGYDPVKVNCVVMRGFNDDEICDFVELTRDKPINVRFIEFMPFDGNVWNVKKLVSYAEMMDVVGKRYTGIRRIQDHKSETAKNFTLDGHRGTVSFITSMTDHFCSGCNRLRLLADGNLKVCLFGPSEVSLRDPIREGADDDELRQIIGAAVKRKKAAHAGMFDIAKTPNRPMIHIGG; encoded by the exons ATGTATGCAACTATGCCTGAAAAGATCCCTGCAGATACAGTAAAGGATGATCATGTTTCGAATATGTTGGTTGATTCGTTTGGACGATTACACACGTATTTAAGAATATCGTTAACAGAACGCTGTAATTTGCGTTGCCAGTATTGTATGCCAGCTGAAGGTGTGGAGTTGACTCCTAATTCGTTAGTTATGTCACGAAATGAAATTATTCGGTTAGCTAATTTGTTTGTAAGTTCTGGAGTGAATAAGATTCGGTTAACGGGTGGGGAGCCTAGTGTAAGAAAGGATATTGAAGAGATATGTTCAGAGCTTTCGAGTTTGAAAGGTTTGAAAACGCTTGCGATGACTACGAACGGGCTTGCTCTTTCGAGGAAGCTTCCAAAGTTGAAAGATTGTGGACTTAATTTACTTAATATCAGTTTAGATACACTTGTGCCTGCTAAATTTGAGTTCATGACGAGGCGTAAAGGGCATGAAAGGGTCATGGAGTCGATTTATAGAGCGGTGGACCTCGGATACGATCCTGTTAAG GTGAATTGTGTCGTGATGCGTGGGTTCAACGATGATGAAATTTGTGATTTTGTAGAGCTAACAAGGGACAAACCAATTAATGTACGTTTTATCGAGTTCATGCCTTTTGATGGTAATGTTTGGAATGTCAAGAAACTCGTATCCTATGCTGAAATGATGGACGTAGTG GGTAAACGGTACACAGGAATTAGGAGAATTCAAGATCACAAAAGCGAGACTGCTAAGAATTTCACGTTAGATGGGCATCGGGGCACTGTTTCTTTTATTACGTCAATGACAGATCACTTTTGCAGTGGTTGCAACAGATTACGACTTTTAGCTGATGGGAACCTTAAAGTGTGCCTTTTTGGACCATCAGAG GTTAGTTTGAGGGATCCTATTCGTGAAGGTGCTGATGATGATGAACTGCGACAGATTATTGGGGCAGCG GTTAAAAGGAAGAAAGCCGCTCATGCGGGAATGTTTGACATTGCCAAGACACCAAATAGACCAATGATACATATTGGTGGTTGA